Within the Iodidimonas sp. SYSU 1G8 genome, the region TCGTCGTTGACCTTGTAGTTCAGGCCGACGCGGGGGGCGAAATTGTCCCAGGTGTCGCCGTCCGGATTGGACCAGAAGGCATAGCAAGGATTGGCGGTCGTGCCCAATGAGCCGACAGGCGAACAGTCAGGCGCGCTGGAGTTGGTCGGGAACCGCGTCCAGTCGGAGTTCGGGTCGAGGCCTTGGTTGACGACCGAATTGTTCGGGGCCGAGAAGATGTTGTACTTTTTCTCCCACGAATAGCGGACACCGGCGACGGCGCTCAACTGGTCGGTGATGTGCAGCTCGAACTGGGCATAGGCCGCCCAGGTCTTGCGGTCCTGGCCGTTCTGGAAATAGGACATCAGCGGATTGTCGTAGGTGAAGCGGCCAATGTTCGGAGTCCACAGAATCTGGCCCAGCTGATAGCTGTCATACAGGTAGAACAGGCCGGCGATCAGGTCGATGGTCTCGGAGAAGTCCGACACGAAGTGGGTTTCGAACTGATAGGTTTCGTAGGTCTGGAACCGGGTCGACGCGAAGAAGTCGATGTTGGTGCCGTCCGTGTCGGTATTGATCGCGTCGCGCTGGTGCTGGTAGTTCGCCAGGAAGCTGAACGTACCGAAATTGGTGGTGTAGTCGGCGTTCAGCGTCGCGGTATAGCTGTTCAGGTCGGAATTGTTGTACGGCAGATTGTAGCCGACCTCGTAAGGATCGTTATTCTTGTCCTTGGGAATTCCCAGTTCGGCGTCGCCGAAGTAGTTCTTGGTCAACCCGGGATAAAGCACTTCCATCAGGCTGGTGTTGCAGTTGTAGGCCGTGGGCGTGCCGACGCCGCCGCATAGCGGGTTGGAGGGCGTGCGCGGGTCGTAGGATGGATTGAGCGATATGGTGCCATCACCGCGCTGGCGAATGAACTCGGTGGTCAGCGTGACGTCGAGCGCATCGTTCGGCGTGAACCGGAAACTGGGCCGGAAATAGACGAACTTGTTGCCCTGGATCCGGGTTCCCTTCAGGTCTTCGTCGACGGTCTGGGTGATGGGATCGTAGCCGTCGTTCTTGTAGAAGCCGTTGTCCTTGTAGAACTGGCTGGCAAGTCGCATGGCGAACTTGTCTTGCACGACCGGAATGTTGCCGATCAGACTGACGACCAGCTTGCCGGGATTGCCGTATTGCAGGCTCGCCTTGCCGCTGTACTCGCTGGTATCCGGCCTGTTGGTGGTCAGCGTGATGGCGCCCGAATAGGCGTTTCGGCCGTAGATGGTGCCCTGCGGGCCGCGCAGCATTTCCACCGACTCCACGTCGAGCAGGTTTGCCACCGCCCACGCGTTGCGCGGCTGATAGACGCCGTCGATGAAGATGGCCACATGCGGGTCGTCGAAGCTTTCGATGCCCGACGTGCCGATGCCGCGGACGGTGAACGAGGATGCGTTGTGGAACAGGCCCACGGTCTGCAACTGGACCGACGGCGCCAGCTTGTTCAGGTCCTCGAGGTTTACCGCGAACTTGCGCTCGATGGCGTCGCTGGAGAACGCCGTCACCGGGATCGGCACTTCCTGAACCGACTCCTCTTTCTTCTGGGCCGAGGAAATGACGGTTTCGATGCCGCCGCGCTGCGAGAACAGGCTGCCGCTTTGACCACCGGAGTCCGCCGGCGGATTATCCTGTGCGAAGGCGCCGGTCGCCGCCATGGCGAACGCAGACGCCGATATAAAAAACGCGAGCCGATGTCTCATTCTTCAACCTCCCCGTTTTTGGTTGCGCCAGACTCCCCCGAACCTGGGCGCGGTTATGCTTGTCGCTTGGCCGATGGAGCGACTCTGCCACAGCCGCGCCATTTACAGCAATAAAAACAAACATCATGGTTTAAAACAGACAGACGTCATTTTATTGCCGACTGGCAAAGAAAAAGCGCCGGCGTTGCCGCCGGCGCTTCTCCACACAAGGGCCCGAAAGCCGCCTGTTCCGCGATCTAGAAGTCGGCGGTCATGGTGATGCCGTAGGTACGCGGCTGGGTGCCCTGCTCGAAGGCGAACAGCGAGGACACGGGAGTCACGCTGAGACGTTCGATGTCGTTATTCAGGTTCTTGCCCCAGATCGACACACGGTACTTGCTGTCCGGCGACTCCCAGCTGATCTGGGCGTCGAGCAGGAGCAGCGGGCGACGGTCGGTGCGCGGGTTGATCGGCACGGCCGTCACGGCCATCTTGGAGGTGTAACCGGCGCTGGCGCCCAGGCTGATGTTGCCCATGTCCCCGATGGGGAAATCATAGGTGAAGCCCAAATTGGCGATCACTTTCGGGGCGAAAGCCAGCGGCAGGTCCGAATAGTCGGCCTCGACCAGATACTGGGTGATGGCCTGGCCACCGATCACGGCCGGCACCGCGGTGGTGCTGCCGCAAACGGCGCGGCCGCTGGCGGGAACCGGCGTGTTTTCCGGGCCGTCCAGATCGGCGCAGTAATTGGTGTACTTGATGTTGTTGTAGCCGATATTGGCGTTCAGCGTCAGACCGTCGACCGGTACCGCGACCAGTTCGAGCTCGAAGCCGTAGGAGCGGGCATCGGCCGAGTTGCTGATGTAGGTTTCCTGGCCCGACAGGTTGTTGGCGGGGCGGATGATCTGGCGCTGCAGACCCTTCAGCTTCTGATAGTAGATGTTACCGTTCAACTGCAGACGGCTATCGAGCCATTCGGTCTTGAAGCCTCCTTCGAAATTGTCGATCAGTTCTTCGCCGAAGGGATCGTTGAAGGTGGTGATGGTCGCGGCGTTGTTGACGAAACCGCCCGACTTGTAGGCGCGCTGCCAGAAGGCGAACAGCAGGATATCGTCGGTGACCTTGTAGTTCAGGCCGACGCGGGGCGCGAAATTATCCCAGCTGTCTTCCTGCGGGCCGAAGAATACCGAGTTCGGGCCGATGGGGAACTTGCTCCAGTCGGAGTTGGGATCGAGCCCCTGGCTGGCGACCGACGTGTTCGGCACCGCGAAGATGTCGTACTTCTTTTCCCAGGAATAACGCACACCGGCGACGGCGCTGAGCTGGTCGGTGACGTGATATTCGAACTGCGTATACGCAGCCCAGGTCTTGCGGTCCTGGCCGTTCTGGAAATAGGACATGCGGCCTTCGTTCAGCACGAAGGGCGCCTGGCCCGGCGTCCAGAGGATCTGGCCGACATGGTACTGATCCCACAGGTAGAAGACACCGGCGATCATGTCGATGGTTTCGGAGAAGTCCGACACGAAATGCGCTTCGAACTGGTAGGTCTTGTAGTCTTCGAAGCGGCCCGAGGAGAAGATGTCCTGGTTGGTGCCGTCCGTGTCGGTCAGGATGACGCTGCGCTGCCAGCCGTAGTTGCCGGTGAAGCTGAACGTGCCGAAATCGGTGGTGTAGTCGGCGTTCATGGTCAGGTTGTAGCTGTTCAGGTCGCTGTCGTTACCGGCCGGCAGGTTGTAGCCGACGCGGAACGGATCGCTGCCATCTCCCTTGTCGCCGGTAAGACCGTCGCCGAAGGGATTCACCGAGAGACCGTTCGGCGGATAGAGGGCCTCGAACACGCTCTTGTTGCAGTTGAACCCGACCGACGTGTACGCACCGCCGCAATTGCCGTTGGACGGCGTGCGCGGATCGTACTGGGCGTTCAGCGACACCGTGCCGTCGCCGCGCTGACGGATGACTTCGCCGGTAATGGTGACATCGAGCGCGTCATTGGGCGTGAAACGGAAGCTGGGCCGGAAGTAGACATACTTGTTGCCCTGGATGCGCTGGCCTTCCAGTTCAGGATCGATGTGAGTGATGGTCTGACCGCCGACCACGCCATCAACCACGATGCCGTTGTTCCGGTAAAAGCCATCATCCTTGTAGAACTGGGTGGCGAGGCGCATGGCGAACTTGTCCTCGACGACCGGCAGATTGCCGACGAGGCTGACGATCAGCTTGCCCGGATTACCGTATTGCAAGCTGGCCTTGCCGGCGTATTCGCTGGTGTCCGGCTTCTTGGTCCGCAGCGTGATGGCACCTGAATAGGCGTTGCGGCCATAGATCGTGCCCTGAGGACCGCGCAGCATTTCCACCGCTTCAATGTCGAGCAGGTTCGACAGCGCCCAGGCGTTACGAGCCTGGTACACGCCGTCAATGAACAGCGCGGTATGGGGATCGTCGAAGCTTTCGATGCCTGACGTGCCGATGCCTCGGATGGTGAACGCCGAGGCGTTGTGGAACAGGCCGACATGCTGCAACTGGACAGCCGGGGCGGCCTTGTTCAGGTCTTCCAGGTTGACGGCGAACTTGCGTTCGATCGCCTCGCCCGAGAAGGCCGTGACGGGGACCGGCACTTCCTGAACGGATTCTTCGCGCTTTTGCGCCTGCGAGACGACGGTTTCGATGCCGCCGCGCTGGGAGAACAGGCTGGTGTTTTCCTGCTTCTCCGCCGGTGCGGCATCCTGTGCGATCGCTGAACCACCCATCATGGCCAAGGCCATGGCGAGCGGCACGATCGGTTTGCTTCGTGACATTGAGCAACCTCCCTTGCTGCGCGGCAAGCGGGCTTCTCATGTCCCTGCCTGCCGAGATTATTATTTTTGAGCGGCGGGACATTCACATATCGCGATCTAGTTTTTCAATACAAACATGATGAACTTTTTTAGTCTTATTGGATTGTTTTTATACTCCGGTGCAAACATGATCGGACGCAAAAACGCCGGCGTTTCCGCCGGCGTTAAAGACGTAGGGGAAGGACCTTAGCGGCCCTTCCCCGATGAAGCTCAAGTCTTAGAAGTCGGCCGTCAGGGTGATGCCATAGGTCCGCGGACGAGTGCCCTGCTCGAAGGCGAACAGGTTCGACACGGGGGTCATCGACAGACGTTCGATCTCGTTGGTCAGGTTCTTACCCCACACAGAGACGCGGTACATGCTGTTCGGCGATTCCCAGCTGATCTGGGCGTCGATCAGCAGCATGGAGCGGCGGTCGGCGCGCGGCAGATCCGCGTTGCCGGCGACGACCATCTTCGACGTGTAACCGAAGCTCTGGCCGATGCTCATGTTGCCCATGTCCCCGATCGGGAAGTCATAGGTCCAACCCAGGTTGGCGATCAGCTTCGGCGCGAAGGTGAGCGCGGTATCCTTGTAGTTGGTGGCGACGATCCAGCTGTTGTTGGGAAGCTGGGTGCGATCGCCGCAGACTTCGCGACCGCTGGCCGGGTTCTGGGTCGGCTCGGGGCCGTCCAGATCGGCGCAGTAGCTGGTGTACTTGATGTTGTTGTAGGCCATGTTGGCGTTGATGGTCAGACCATCGGTCGGAATCAGCACCATTTCCAGTTCGACGCCATAGGAGCGGGCATCGGCGGCGTTGGTGATGAAGGTTTCCTGGCCCGTGGTGTTGTTGGCCGGGCGGATGACCTGACGCTGCAGGCCCTTCAGCTTCTGGTAGTAGATGTTACCGTTGAACTGCAGCCGGCTGTCGAACCATTCGGTCTTGAAGCCGCCTTCGAAATTGTCGATCAGCTCTTCACCGAAGGGCTGCACGAAGGTGCTGTATTCGGAGGCGTTGTTGACGAAGCCGCCCGACTTGTAGGCGCGCTGCCAGAAAGCGAACAGCATCACGTCGTCGTTGACCTTGTAGTTCAGGCCGACGCGGGGCGCGAAATTGTCCCAGCTGTTGTCGACCGGACCCCAGTAGGCGACGCAAGGCGCGGCGGCGGTACCCTTGGTGCCGATGGGGCTGCAGAAATTGCTGGGATCGCCGATCGGGAACTTGGACCAGTCGGAATTCGGGTCGAGGCCCTGGTTCCGGACGGTGTTGTTCGGCACGGAATAGACGTTGAACTTCTTTTCCCACGAATAGCGGATACCGGCGACGGCGCTCAGCTGATCGGTGAAGTGCCATTCCATCTGGGCGTAGGCGGCCCAGGTCTTGCGCTCCTGGCCATTCTGGAATTCGGCCATGCCGGGATTGTCATAGGTGAAGTCGCCGATGCCCGGCGTCCACAGCAGCTGACCCAGCTGGTAGGTGTCGTACAGGTAGAACAGACCGGCGATCAGGTCGATGGTATCCGAGAAGTCGGACACGAAGTGGGTTTCGAACTGATAGGTCTCGTAATCCTCGAAACGGGTCGAGGCGAAGAAGTTGAGGTTGGTGCCGTCCGTGTCGGTGTTGATGACCGAACGCTGCCAGGCGTAGTTGCCGAGGAAGCTGAACGTACCGAAGTCGGTGGTGTAGGCGGCGTTCAAGGTCGCCATGTAGCTGTTCAGGTCGCTGTTATTGTACGGCAAGCTGTAGCCCACACGGTACGGATCGGCGTCCTTGTCGCGGTCGATGCCCAGACGGCCATCGCCGAAATAGTTCTGGTTCAGGCCCGGATACAGCACTTCGAACAGGCTGGTGTTGCAGTTATAGGCCGTCGGCGTACCGACCGTACCAGCACCGCCGCAATTGGTGTTGGCGGGCGTACGCGGATCGTAGGACGGATTCAGCGACAGGGTGCCGTCGCCGCGCTGACGGATGAACTCGGTGGTCAGCGTGATGTCGAGCGCGTCGTTCGGCGTCAGGCGGAAGCTGGGGCGGAAGTAGACGTACTTGTTGCCCTGCAGCCGCTGGCCTTCCAGATCGGGATCGATGCTGGTAATGGTCTGGCCGCCGACGACACCTTCGACGATGACGCCATCGTTCCGGTAGAAGCCGTCATCCTTGTAGAACTGCGTGGCCAGACGCATGGCGAACTTGTCTTCCACGATCGGCAGGTTGCCGACCAGGCTGACGATCAGCTTGCCCGGGTTGCCGTATTGCAGGCTCGCCTTGCCGCTGTATTCGCTGGTGTCCGGCTTCATCGTGGTCAGCGTGATGGCGCCCGAATAGGCGTTGCGGCCGTAGATGGTGCCCTGCGGACCGCGGAGCATTTCCACCGTCTCGACGTCGAGCAGATTGCCCAGCGCCCAGGCGTTACGCGGCTGGTAGACGCCGTCGATGAACACGGCGACGTGAGGATCGTCGAAGCTCTCGACGCCCGACGTGCCGATGCCGCGAACGGTGAAGGACGACGAACCATGGAACAGGCCGACCGACTGAAGCTGGACCGACGGGGCCAGCTTGTTCAGGTCTTCCAGGTTGACGGCGAACCGGCGCTCGATCGCCTCGCTGGAGAACGCGGTCACGGGCAGCGGAACTTCCTGAACCGATTCCTCTTTCTTCTGGGCCGAGGAAATGACGGTTTCGATACCGCCGCGCTGAGAGAACAGGCTGTTATTTTCCGCAGGCGCCGCGTCCTGCGCGTGTGCGGTGCCGGCGGCCATGGCCGTGGCGATCGCCAATGAGATGACTGGAATGGTTTTCTTCACGAGCACTCCCCTGTTGTTGCCGACGGGAGAGTCGTGTAGCGAGCCCCCCAGTCGCGTATCGATCGTTTGTTTTTTTGATTCGTTGATCTGGATTTCTACACTCGGGTCTAATGTCGGCAAAACATTATTCGTCTACACAGCTTTTAATAAGCAGTGTTGGTTGAAAAGCGTTGCAGTTCTGCAACAGCCCTTCGCCCGCGCCAGACCCATAAAAAAGGGCCGGCGTTTCCGCCGGCCCGAGGAGTCGTGAAGATCGTGTGACCGGGTTCTAGAAGTCGGCCGTCATGGTGACGCCGTAGGTCCGCGGCCGGGTCGCGTGCTCGAACGTGAACAGCTGCGAGACCGGGGTCGAGCTCAGACGCTCGATCTCGTTGGTCAGGTTCTTGCCCCAGACGGACACGCGGTACTGGCCGTTCGGTGCCTCCCAGTTCAGCGACGCATCGACCAGCAGCATGGAGCGGCGGTCGGTGCGCGGCGCGTTCTGGACCTGGGTCGCCATCTTCGAGGTGTAGCCCAGGTTGGTGCCGAAGCTGAGGTTACCCATGTTCCCGATGGGGAAATCGTAGGTGAAGCCCAGATTGGCGGTGAACCGCGGCGCATAGTTGAGACGCAGGTCCGAGTAGTCCACGTCGACGATGAAGCCGGCCGGGGTCAGCTCGACCGCGCCGCAGGGCGTCCGGCCGCTGGCCGGCGTCGCGGTGGTTTCCGGGCCGTCCAGATCGGCGCAGAAGCTGGTATATTTGATGTTGTTGTAGCCGAGGTTGCCGTTGATGGTCAGACCGTCGGTGGGAATGACCGATACTTCCAGCTCGACGCCATAGGCGCGGGCGTCCGCGGCATTGGTGGTGAAGGTTTCCTGGCCGCTGGGAATGTTGGCCGGACGGATGATCTGGCGCTGCAGGCCGGTGTGATCCTGATAGTAGGCGTTCACATTGACGCGCAGGGCACGGTCGAACCATTCGCTCTTCATGCCGATTTCGTAATTGTCGATCCGCTCCTG harbors:
- a CDS encoding TonB-dependent receptor, whose amino-acid sequence is MRHRLAFFISASAFAMAATGAFAQDNPPADSGGQSGSLFSQRGGIETVISSAQKKEESVQEVPIPVTAFSSDAIERKFAVNLEDLNKLAPSVQLQTVGLFHNASSFTVRGIGTSGIESFDDPHVAIFIDGVYQPRNAWAVANLLDVESVEMLRGPQGTIYGRNAYSGAITLTTNRPDTSEYSGKASLQYGNPGKLVVSLIGNIPVVQDKFAMRLASQFYKDNGFYKNDGYDPITQTVDEDLKGTRIQGNKFVYFRPSFRFTPNDALDVTLTTEFIRQRGDGTISLNPSYDPRTPSNPLCGGVGTPTAYNCNTSLMEVLYPGLTKNYFGDAELGIPKDKNNDPYEVGYNLPYNNSDLNSYTATLNADYTTNFGTFSFLANYQHQRDAINTDTDGTNIDFFASTRFQTYETYQFETHFVSDFSETIDLIAGLFYLYDSYQLGQILWTPNIGRFTYDNPLMSYFQNGQDRKTWAAYAQFELHITDQLSAVAGVRYSWEKKYNIFSAPNNSVVNQGLDPNSDWTRFPTNSSAPDCSPVGSLGTTANPCYAFWSNPDGDTWDNFAPRVGLNYKVNDDVMLFAFWQRAYKSGGFVNNASAYTTFVGSPYGEELIDNFEGGFKTEWFDSRLQFNGNIYYQKLKGLQRQVIRPANNPSGQETFISNNADARAYGVELEMVLIPTDGLTINANMAYNDIKYTNYCADLDGPEPFATPANGRDLCGPGSTQLPNGTWIAFTDFSDLKLGFAPKLIANLGWTYDFPIGDMGNISIGNSFSYTSKMATSGVFLPRSDRRSMLLVDAQISWESPNSKYRVSVWGKNLTNDIQRLSVTPVAFLFSFEQATRPRTYGITLTADF
- a CDS encoding TonB-dependent receptor; the protein is MSRSKPIVPLAMALAMMGGSAIAQDAAPAEKQENTSLFSQRGGIETVVSQAQKREESVQEVPVPVTAFSGEAIERKFAVNLEDLNKAAPAVQLQHVGLFHNASAFTIRGIGTSGIESFDDPHTALFIDGVYQARNAWALSNLLDIEAVEMLRGPQGTIYGRNAYSGAITLRTKKPDTSEYAGKASLQYGNPGKLIVSLVGNLPVVEDKFAMRLATQFYKDDGFYRNNGIVVDGVVGGQTITHIDPELEGQRIQGNKYVYFRPSFRFTPNDALDVTITGEVIRQRGDGTVSLNAQYDPRTPSNGNCGGAYTSVGFNCNKSVFEALYPPNGLSVNPFGDGLTGDKGDGSDPFRVGYNLPAGNDSDLNSYNLTMNADYTTDFGTFSFTGNYGWQRSVILTDTDGTNQDIFSSGRFEDYKTYQFEAHFVSDFSETIDMIAGVFYLWDQYHVGQILWTPGQAPFVLNEGRMSYFQNGQDRKTWAAYTQFEYHVTDQLSAVAGVRYSWEKKYDIFAVPNTSVASQGLDPNSDWSKFPIGPNSVFFGPQEDSWDNFAPRVGLNYKVTDDILLFAFWQRAYKSGGFVNNAATITTFNDPFGEELIDNFEGGFKTEWLDSRLQLNGNIYYQKLKGLQRQIIRPANNLSGQETYISNSADARSYGFELELVAVPVDGLTLNANIGYNNIKYTNYCADLDGPENTPVPASGRAVCGSTTAVPAVIGGQAITQYLVEADYSDLPLAFAPKVIANLGFTYDFPIGDMGNISLGASAGYTSKMAVTAVPINPRTDRRPLLLLDAQISWESPDSKYRVSIWGKNLNNDIERLSVTPVSSLFAFEQGTQPRTYGITMTADF
- a CDS encoding TonB-dependent receptor, whose translation is MKKTIPVISLAIATAMAAGTAHAQDAAPAENNSLFSQRGGIETVISSAQKKEESVQEVPLPVTAFSSEAIERRFAVNLEDLNKLAPSVQLQSVGLFHGSSSFTVRGIGTSGVESFDDPHVAVFIDGVYQPRNAWALGNLLDVETVEMLRGPQGTIYGRNAYSGAITLTTMKPDTSEYSGKASLQYGNPGKLIVSLVGNLPIVEDKFAMRLATQFYKDDGFYRNDGVIVEGVVGGQTITSIDPDLEGQRLQGNKYVYFRPSFRLTPNDALDITLTTEFIRQRGDGTLSLNPSYDPRTPANTNCGGAGTVGTPTAYNCNTSLFEVLYPGLNQNYFGDGRLGIDRDKDADPYRVGYSLPYNNSDLNSYMATLNAAYTTDFGTFSFLGNYAWQRSVINTDTDGTNLNFFASTRFEDYETYQFETHFVSDFSDTIDLIAGLFYLYDTYQLGQLLWTPGIGDFTYDNPGMAEFQNGQERKTWAAYAQMEWHFTDQLSAVAGIRYSWEKKFNVYSVPNNTVRNQGLDPNSDWSKFPIGDPSNFCSPIGTKGTAAAPCVAYWGPVDNSWDNFAPRVGLNYKVNDDVMLFAFWQRAYKSGGFVNNASEYSTFVQPFGEELIDNFEGGFKTEWFDSRLQFNGNIYYQKLKGLQRQVIRPANNTTGQETFITNAADARSYGVELEMVLIPTDGLTINANMAYNNIKYTSYCADLDGPEPTQNPASGREVCGDRTQLPNNSWIVATNYKDTALTFAPKLIANLGWTYDFPIGDMGNMSIGQSFGYTSKMVVAGNADLPRADRRSMLLIDAQISWESPNSMYRVSVWGKNLTNEIERLSMTPVSNLFAFEQGTRPRTYGITLTADF